A single region of the Brachypodium distachyon strain Bd21 chromosome 3, Brachypodium_distachyon_v3.0, whole genome shotgun sequence genome encodes:
- the LOC112271774 gene encoding UDP-glycosyltransferase 86A1-like, which produces MMAQEEASASASRGGKLHAVVVPFPLQGHVIPAVHLALQLAARGFVVTFVNTEAVHDRTARALGVDPAGYDVFAGARASASSEMDVRYELVSDGLPVAFDRTLHADDFMSAILYALPVHVEELLCRVVATDDPAVTWLVADTFFLWPATLARKLGVAYVSLWTEPALVLNLYYHVDLLTKNGHVGSNGEQTGQPSPP; this is translated from the coding sequence ATGATGGCACAGGAGGAAGCCAGCGCATCGGCGAGCCGCGGCGGCAAGCTGCACGCGGTTGTGGTGCCGTTCCCGCTGCAGGGCCACGTCATCCCAGCGGTGCACCTCGCGCTGCAGCTCGCGGCGCGGGGCTTCGTCGTGACGTTCGTCAATACGGAGGCCGTGCATGACAGGACAGCGCGCGCGCTCGGCGTCGACCCGGCTGGCTACGACGTCttcgccggcgcgcgcgcaTCGGCGTCGTCGGAGATGGACGTGCGGTACGAGCTGGTGAGCGACGGCCTCCCCGTGGCGTTCGACCGGACGCTGCATGCCGACGACTTCATGTCCGCGATCCTTTACGCGCTCCCGGTCCACGTCGAGGAGCTGCTCTGCCGCGTCGTCGCCACGGACGACCCGGCCGTGACGTGGCTCGTCGCCGACACCTTCTTCCTGTGGCCGGCGACGCTGGCCAGGAAGCTCGGCGTGGCGTACGTGTCCTTGTGGACGGAGCCCGCGCTCGTCCTCAACCTGTATTACCACGTCGACCTGCTCACCAAGAACGGCCATGTCGGATCCAATGGTGAACAGACGGGACAACCGAGCCCGCCTTGA
- the LOC100827995 gene encoding uncharacterized protein LOC100827995 isoform X3 gives MSSLLQVNVIPMNGVPCLTSFKKEELAQNDIILFENLLNFRGENANCNDFSQKLASGVGIFVNDSFSLSHKIRASTVGITRFCYASLAGFHFEEELMQLLKTTDTTRRPYIAIIGGSNFLRKTPALHLLASQCDGLFFVGKLAFQIMNGLGIPVPSCLIERNATKEALQLIQIAHNRNIPIYYPTDLQCLNNRNHEKLEIFNSDALLSGLISLGWRPVDIGPSTLEKISSLMPSYKKILWIGPTSYDLTKEISVGEAQLGQILDKASQNSCDVILVGSAACKAVKGISDFSSQYSAFENGSIVWEFLKGRILPGIAALDKSYPYQIPWTDVFSDPEHPLFVDIGSGNGLFLFQMSRNWEGSNFLGLEMNEKLVTRCLQDLASAEKRNLHFVSTNATSTFRSIISSYPGELTMVTIQCPNPDFNKEQNRWRMVRRMLVEAVADLLQINGKIFLQSDVESVLLGMKEQFISHGKGRLVVDRDDGGHGRMENPFGVASDWEGHVLARGDPMYRTMLRKV, from the exons ATGTCATCGCTTCTTCAAGTAAATGTCATCCCAATGAATGGTGTCCCTTGTTTAACATCATTTAAGAAGGAAGAGTTGGCGCAGAATGATATTATCTTGTTTGAAAATCTTTTGAACTTCAGGGGAGAAAATGCAAACTGCAATGATTTTTCTCAGAAGCTAGCTTCAGGTGTTGGAATCTTTGTCAATGATTCTTTCTCACTGTCTCATAAGATTCGTGCGTCAACTGTTGGCATCACTCGCTTCTGCTACGCATCTCTGGCTGGTTTCCATTTTGAGGAGGAGCTTATGCAATTGCTGAAGACCACGGACACCACCAGGCGCCCATACATTGCAATA ATTGGAGGCAGTAACTTCTTGAGAAAGACACCTGCACTGCACCTATTAGCCTCTCAATGTGATGGGTTGTTCTTTGTTGGCAAATTAGCATTTCAAATAATGAATGGCCTTGGAATTCCAGTGCCCTCTTGTTTGATAGAAAGGAATGCAACAAAGGAAGCTCTACAACTTATTCAAATAGCTCATAATAGGAATATTCCTATTTATTATCCAACAGATCTCCAGTGCTTGAACAACAGGAATCATGAGAAACTGGAAATATTTAACTCAGATGCACTATTGTCTG GCTTAATTTCTTTGGGATGGAGACCAGTTGATATAGGGCCATCAACATTGGAGAAAATTTCTTCTTTAATGCCATCATACAAG AAGATCCTATGGATTGGTCCTACAAGTTATGACTTAACAAAAGAAATTTCTGTTGGGGAAGCACAGTTGGGTCAAATACTGGATAAAGCAAGTCAAAATAGCTGTGATGTTATTTTAGTCGGGAGTGCAGCATGCAAGGCAGTAAAAGGAATATCAGATTTCTCATCACAATATTCAGCATTTGAAAATGGATCTATCGTATGGGAATTCCTCAAAGGAAGAATATTGCCTGGTATTGCAGCACTGGATAAA AGTTACCCCTATCAGATTCCATGGACTGATGTCTTCTCTGACCCTGAGCATCCATTGTTCGTTGATATAGGAAGCG GAAATGGTTTGTTTCTCTTTCAAATGTCTAGAAACTGGGAAGGTTCCAATTTTCTTGGACTTGAGATGAATGAAAAG CTTGTTACAAGGTGCCTTCAGGACTTAGCATCAGCTGAGAAAAGGAACCT ACATTTTGTATCGACAAATGCAACTTCAACATTTCGCTCAATTATTTCAAGTTATCCTGGAGAGTTGACTATGGTCACAATTCAG TGCCCGAATCCTGACTTCAACAAAGAGCAAAATAGGTGGAGAATGGTACGAAGAATGCTTGTCGAGGCTGTTGCTGATCTTCTACAGATCAACGGGAAG ATATTTTTGCAGTCTGATGTGGAGTCCGTCCTGCTGGGAATGAAAGAGCAGTTCATCTCACATGGCAAAGGCCGGCTAGTGGTGGACCGTGATGACGGCGGCCATGGTCGGATGGAGAACCCCTTTGGCGTGGCGTCCGACTGGGAGGGTCATGTGCTTGCTCGCGGGGATCCAATGTACAGAACTATGCTACGCAAAGTGTGA
- the LOC100828605 gene encoding pentatricopeptide repeat-containing protein At5g08305, protein MRPPLPVLLPPHLLRQLDGRALSTPLLDPLIRATSSSPSTPHLSFSLFLLLLRSALRPSHLTFPFLGRAAARLASPRLALSLHSHPLRLGLLPCDLHIANSFVHMYAACALPDLARRLFDEIPRPNPVSWNALLDGYAKCRDLSAAREVFDRMPHRDVVSWSAMIDGCVKCGEYREALALFEMMEAAATGHGVRANDVTMISMLGACAHLGDLRRGRQMHRYLQERGFLLNLRLATSLVDMYAKCGAISEALEVFRAVPVASTDVLMWNAMIGGLAVHGMGMETVELFQEMQHSGVVPDEITYLGLLSACVHGGLVDEAWRFFCSLEAQGLRPHVEHYACLVDVLSRAGRLEEAYGVVKSMPMEPSVSVLGAILNACHLHGWVELGEVVGRQLVRLQPDHDGRYIGLSNIYAVAKRWQEAKKARKVMSERGLKKIPGFSEIDVGGRPCRFIAQDKTHSGSTDIYALLDLIAMDMKMKDDFALPECFCTF, encoded by the coding sequence ATGCGGCCTCCGCTCCCcgtcctcctgccgccgcacctcctccgccAGCTCGACGGCCGCGCCCTCTCCACGCCGCTGCTCGACCCTCTCATCCGCGCGACCTCCTCGTCTCCTTCCACCCCGcacctctccttctccttattcctcctcctcctccgctccgcGCTGCGCCCCTCCCACCTCACATTCCCATTCCTCGGCCGTGCCGCTGCCCGCCTCGCGTCCCCTCGCCTCGCCCTCTCGCTCCACTCGCACCCGCTCCGGCTCGGTCTTCTACCCTGCGATCTCCACATCGCCAACTCCTTCGTCCACATGTATGCAGCCTGCGCGCTCCCGGACCTCGCGCGCCGTCTGTTCGACGAAATCCCCCGCCCGAATCCCGTCTCCTGGAACGCCCTCCTGGACGGCTACGCCAAGTGCCGGGACCTATCCGCGGCCCGCGAGGTGTTCGACCGGATGCCCCACCGGGACGTTGTCTCCTGGAGTGCCATGATCGACGGGTGCGTCAAGTGCGGTGAGTACCGTGAGGCGCTTGCTTTGTTCGAAATGATGGAAGCTGCGGCGACTGGCCATGGTGTGAGAGCAAATGATGTCACGATGATCAGCATGCTAGGCGCGTGTGCGCACCTGGGGGACCTCAGGCGGGGAAGGCAGATGCACCGGTACCTTCAGGAGCGTGGCTTCCTACTGAACCTCAGGCTTGCCACCTCGCTTGTGGACATGTACGCCAAGTGTGGGGCGATCAGCGAGGCGCTTGAGGTGTTTCGGGCTGTGCCGGTGGCGAGCACCGATGTTTTGATGTGGAATGCCATGATTGGCGGGCTTGCAGTACACGGAATGGGCATGGAAACAGTGGAGCTGTTCCAGGAGATGCAGCATTCTGGGGTTGTGCCGGATGAGATCACATACCTTGGTTTATTGAGTGCTTGTGTACATGGTGGTCTGGTGGATGAGGCTTGGAGGTTCTTTTGCTCACTTGAAGCTCAAGGGCTCAGACCACATGTTGAGCACTATGCTTGTCTTGTAGATGTGCTTAGTCGAGCAGGTCGCTTAGAGGAAGCATATGGTGTTGTTAAGAGTATGCCAATGGAACCCAGTGTCTCTGTACTTGGTGCTATCCTGAATGCATGTCATCTGCATGGATGGGTAGAGTTGGGGGAGGTAGTCGGCAGGCAGCTTGTCCGATTGCAGCCAGATCATGATGGCAGGTACATTGGGTTGTCCAATATCTATGCAGTGGCAAAGCGGTGGCAAGAGGCGAAGAAAGCCAGAAAGGTGATGAGTGAGAGAGGACTGAAAAAGATCCCTGGGTTTAGTGAGATTGATGTTGGTGGAAGACCCTGCAGGTTTATTGCCCAAGACAAGACTCATTCTGGTTCAACAGATATTTATGCCTTGCTGGATCTTATAGCAATGGATATGAAAATGAAGGATGATTTCGCCCTTCCAGAGTGCTTCTGTACATTCTGA
- the LOC100841252 gene encoding UDP-glycosyltransferase 86A1 isoform X1, whose product MAQGESTGVVARRGGGGKPHAVVVVYPLQGHIIPVTHLALRLASRGFAVTFVNTEAVHDQTARALGVDPAGYDVFAGARGEWSSEMDVRYELVSDGLPVGFDRSLHHDEFMEALFSALSGHVEALLRRVVVDPASTCLVADTFFVWPATLARKFGIAYVSFWTEPALIFNLYYHVHLLTNNGHFGCDEPRKDTITYIPGVPAIEPRELMSYLQETDTTTVVHRIIFKAFEEARGADYVLCNTVEELEPSTIAALRAEKPFYAVGPIFPAGFARSAVATSMWAESDCSHWLDAQPPGSVLYISFGSYAHVTKQELHEIAGGVLASGARFLWVMRPDIVSSDDPDPLPEGFVAASAGRGLVVPWCCQVEVLSHAAVGAFLTHCGWNSVLESVWAGVPMLCFPLLTDQFTNRRLVAREWRVGVPVGDRGAVFADEVRARIEGVMAGEEGEELRKAVKKVRATLEAAAAPGGSSQRSFDQFVDELTRRCGGR is encoded by the exons ATGGCGCAAGGGGAGTCCACCGGCGTAGTGgcgaggcgcggcggcggcggcaagccgcacgcggtggtggtggtgtacCCGCTGCAGGGCCACATCATCCCGGTGACGCACCTGGCGCTGCGGCTGGCGTCGCGGGGCTTCGCCGTGACGTTCGTCAACACGGAGGCCGTGCACGACCAGACGGCGCGCGCGCTCGGCGTCGACCCGGCCGGCTACGACGTCTtcgccggcgcgcgcggcgagtGGTCGTCCGAGATGGACGTGCGGTACGAGCTGGTCAGCGACGGGCTCCCCGTGGGGTTCGACCGATCGCTGCACCACGACGAGTTCATGGAGGCGCTGTTCAGCGCGCTCTCCGGCCACGTCGAGGCGCTGCTCCGCCGCGTCGTCGTGGACCCGGCGTCCACGTGTCTCGTCGCCGACACCTTCTTCGTGTGGCCGGCCACGCTGGCCAGGAAGTTCGGCATCGCGTACGTGTCCTTCTGGACGGAGCCCGCGCTCATCTTCAACCTCTACTACCACGTGCACCTGCTCACCAACAACGGCCACTTCGGATGCGACG AGCCGCGGAAGGACACCATCACGTACATCCCGGGCGTGCCGGCGATCGAGCCGCGGGAGCTCATGTCGTACCTGCAGGAGACGGACACGACCACGGTGGTGCACCGCATCATCTTCAAGGCGTTCGAGGAGGCGCGCGGGGCCGACTACGTGCTCTGCAACACcgtggaggagctggagcCGTCCACCATCGCCGCGCTCCGGGCCGAGAAGCCCTTCTACGCCGTGGGCccgatcttcccggcgggcttCGCGCGCAGCGCAGTCGCCACCtccatgtgggccgagtccgACTGCTCCCACTGGCTGGACGCGCAGCCGCCCGGGTCCGTGCTCTACATCTCCTTCGGCAGCTACGCGCACGTCACCAAGCAGGAGCTCCACGAGATCGCGGGCGGGGTCCTGGCCAGCGGCGCGAGGTTCCTGTGGGTGATGCGCCCCGACATCGTCAGCTCCGACGACCCTGACCCGCTCCCCGAGGGCTTCGTGGCGGCGTCCGCGGGGCGCGGGCTCGTGGTGCCCTGGTGCTGCCAGGTGGAGGTGCTCTCCCACGCCGCCGTGGGGGCGTTCCTGACGCACTGCGGCTGGAACTCCGTGCTGGAGAGCGTGTGGGCCGGGGTGCCCATGCTGTGCTTCCCGCTGCTCACCGACCAGTTCACCAACCGGCGCCTGGTGGCGCGCGAGTGGCGCGTCGGCGTGCCCGTCGGGGACCGCGGCGCCGTGTTCGCGGACGAGGTGAGGGCGAGGATCGAGGGGGTGATGGccggggaggaaggggaggagctcaggaagGCGGTGAAGAAGGTGAGGGCCACgctcgaggccgccgccgcgcctggCGGGTCGTCGCAGCGGAGTTTCGACCAATTCGTCGACGAGCTCACTCGCCGTTGCGGCGGACGTTGA
- the LOC100827995 gene encoding uncharacterized protein LOC100827995 isoform X1, with the protein MQVFGVQLSSATSRWRESCPPFGGSSECTRHTCLLLGSSRCSSNFCDISSMSWGQRLLCRVQCCEVPHSTRNLAHLQKEDKYSCVDRSTSYLHVQTLRNFPIDKLCGEVVLVRLDSVLLLNPLGSCNLSLKRTLSTIKYLHKAGGKVLLVTSWDPVLQSVNPVLKSTESFADYMSSLLQVNVIPMNGVPCLTSFKKEELAQNDIILFENLLNFRGENANCNDFSQKLASGVGIFVNDSFSLSHKIRASTVGITRFCYASLAGFHFEEELMQLLKTTDTTRRPYIAIIGGSNFLRKTPALHLLASQCDGLFFVGKLAFQIMNGLGIPVPSCLIERNATKEALQLIQIAHNRNIPIYYPTDLQCLNNRNHEKLEIFNSDALLSGLISLGWRPVDIGPSTLEKISSLMPSYKKILWIGPTSYDLTKEISVGEAQLGQILDKASQNSCDVILVGSAACKAVKGISDFSSQYSAFENGSIVWEFLKGRILPGIAALDKSYPYQIPWTDVFSDPEHPLFVDIGSGNGLFLFQMSRNWEGSNFLGLEMNEKLVTRCLQDLASAEKRNLHFVSTNATSTFRSIISSYPGELTMVTIQCPNPDFNKEQNRWRMVRRMLVEAVADLLQINGKIFLQSDVESVLLGMKEQFISHGKGRLVVDRDDGGHGRMENPFGVASDWEGHVLARGDPMYRTMLRKV; encoded by the exons ATGCAGGTTTTCGGCGTTCAGTTGAGCTCAGCAACATCTCGTTGGCGAGAATCATGTCCGCCATTTGGTGGGTCCTCCGAGTGTACACGACATACTTGTTTGCTTCTCGGGTCATCAAGATGTTCCAGCAATTTTTGCGATATCTCCTCTATGTCGT GGGGTCAGAGACTATTATGCAGAGTACAATGCTGCGAAGTGCCACATTCTACTAGAAATCTAGCTCATCTTCAGAAGGAG GACAAATATTCTTGTGTTGATAGGTCAACATCTTATCTGCACGTACAAACTCTTAGAAATTTCCCCATTGATAAACTTTGTGGAGAGGTGGTCCTGGTGCGACTTGATTCCGTTCTTCTATTGAATCCTCTAGGGTCATGTAATTTGTCATTGAAGAGGACACTGTCAACTATCAAATACTTGCACAAAGCAGGAGGGAAAGTGCTTCTAGTTACCAGTTGGGATCCAGTTCTCCAATCTGTTAACCCAGTGCTCAAGTCAACTGAATCTTTTGCAG ACTACATGTCATCGCTTCTTCAAGTAAATGTCATCCCAATGAATGGTGTCCCTTGTTTAACATCATTTAAGAAGGAAGAGTTGGCGCAGAATGATATTATCTTGTTTGAAAATCTTTTGAACTTCAGGGGAGAAAATGCAAACTGCAATGATTTTTCTCAGAAGCTAGCTTCAGGTGTTGGAATCTTTGTCAATGATTCTTTCTCACTGTCTCATAAGATTCGTGCGTCAACTGTTGGCATCACTCGCTTCTGCTACGCATCTCTGGCTGGTTTCCATTTTGAGGAGGAGCTTATGCAATTGCTGAAGACCACGGACACCACCAGGCGCCCATACATTGCAATA ATTGGAGGCAGTAACTTCTTGAGAAAGACACCTGCACTGCACCTATTAGCCTCTCAATGTGATGGGTTGTTCTTTGTTGGCAAATTAGCATTTCAAATAATGAATGGCCTTGGAATTCCAGTGCCCTCTTGTTTGATAGAAAGGAATGCAACAAAGGAAGCTCTACAACTTATTCAAATAGCTCATAATAGGAATATTCCTATTTATTATCCAACAGATCTCCAGTGCTTGAACAACAGGAATCATGAGAAACTGGAAATATTTAACTCAGATGCACTATTGTCTG GCTTAATTTCTTTGGGATGGAGACCAGTTGATATAGGGCCATCAACATTGGAGAAAATTTCTTCTTTAATGCCATCATACAAG AAGATCCTATGGATTGGTCCTACAAGTTATGACTTAACAAAAGAAATTTCTGTTGGGGAAGCACAGTTGGGTCAAATACTGGATAAAGCAAGTCAAAATAGCTGTGATGTTATTTTAGTCGGGAGTGCAGCATGCAAGGCAGTAAAAGGAATATCAGATTTCTCATCACAATATTCAGCATTTGAAAATGGATCTATCGTATGGGAATTCCTCAAAGGAAGAATATTGCCTGGTATTGCAGCACTGGATAAA AGTTACCCCTATCAGATTCCATGGACTGATGTCTTCTCTGACCCTGAGCATCCATTGTTCGTTGATATAGGAAGCG GAAATGGTTTGTTTCTCTTTCAAATGTCTAGAAACTGGGAAGGTTCCAATTTTCTTGGACTTGAGATGAATGAAAAG CTTGTTACAAGGTGCCTTCAGGACTTAGCATCAGCTGAGAAAAGGAACCT ACATTTTGTATCGACAAATGCAACTTCAACATTTCGCTCAATTATTTCAAGTTATCCTGGAGAGTTGACTATGGTCACAATTCAG TGCCCGAATCCTGACTTCAACAAAGAGCAAAATAGGTGGAGAATGGTACGAAGAATGCTTGTCGAGGCTGTTGCTGATCTTCTACAGATCAACGGGAAG ATATTTTTGCAGTCTGATGTGGAGTCCGTCCTGCTGGGAATGAAAGAGCAGTTCATCTCACATGGCAAAGGCCGGCTAGTGGTGGACCGTGATGACGGCGGCCATGGTCGGATGGAGAACCCCTTTGGCGTGGCGTCCGACTGGGAGGGTCATGTGCTTGCTCGCGGGGATCCAATGTACAGAACTATGCTACGCAAAGTGTGA
- the LOC100841252 gene encoding UDP-glycosyltransferase 86A1 isoform X2, with protein sequence MAANNGTGGRGKPHAVVIPYPLQGHVIPAAHLALRLATRGFAVTFVNTESVHQQTARALGVSAAGYDIFAAARAEDEEEENKLDVRYELVSDGFPLGFDRSLNHDQYMEGVLHVLPAHVEELLCRLVCDVDQAASTCLVADTFFVWPATLARKLGVPYVSFWTEPALIFTLYYHMDLLAKHGHFKCQEPRKDTITYIPGVPAIEPRELMSYLQETDTTTVVHRIIFKAFEEARGADYVLCNTVEELEPSTIAALRAEKPFYAVGPIFPAGFARSAVATSMWAESDCSHWLDAQPPGSVLYISFGSYAHVTKQELHEIAGGVLASGARFLWVMRPDIVSSDDPDPLPEGFVAASAGRGLVVPWCCQVEVLSHAAVGAFLTHCGWNSVLESVWAGVPMLCFPLLTDQFTNRRLVAREWRVGVPVGDRGAVFADEVRARIEGVMAGEEGEELRKAVKKVRATLEAAAAPGGSSQRSFDQFVDELTRRCGGR encoded by the exons ATGGCCGCGAACAACGgcaccggcggccgcgggAAACCGCACGCCGTGGTGATCCCGTACCCTCTGCAGGGCCACGTCATCCCGGCGGCGCACCTGGCGCTGCGCCTGGCCACGCGCGGGTTCGCCGTCACGTTCGTCAACACGGAGTCCGTGCACCAGCAGACGGCGCGCGCCCTCGGCGTGTCCGCCGCTGGCTACGACATCTtcgcggccgcgcgcgccgaggacgaggaggaggagaataAGCTGGACGTGCGGTACGAGCTGGTGAGCGACGGCTTCCCGCTGGGGTTCGACCGGTCGCTGAACCACGACCAGTACATGGAGGGCGTGCTGCACGTGCTCCCGGCGCACGTGGAGGAGCTGCTCTGCCGCCTCGTCTGCGACGTCGACCAGGCGGCCTCCACGTGCCTCGTCGCCGACACCTTCTTCGTGTGGCCGGCCACGCTGGCCCGGAAGCTCGGCGTGCCGTACGTGTCCTTCTGGACGGAGCCCGCGCTCATCTTCACGCTGTACTACCACATGGACCTGCTCGCCAAGCACGGTCACTTCAAATGCCAAG AGCCGCGGAAGGACACCATCACGTACATCCCGGGCGTGCCGGCGATCGAGCCGCGGGAGCTCATGTCGTACCTGCAGGAGACGGACACGACCACGGTGGTGCACCGCATCATCTTCAAGGCGTTCGAGGAGGCGCGCGGGGCCGACTACGTGCTCTGCAACACcgtggaggagctggagcCGTCCACCATCGCCGCGCTCCGGGCCGAGAAGCCCTTCTACGCCGTGGGCccgatcttcccggcgggcttCGCGCGCAGCGCAGTCGCCACCtccatgtgggccgagtccgACTGCTCCCACTGGCTGGACGCGCAGCCGCCCGGGTCCGTGCTCTACATCTCCTTCGGCAGCTACGCGCACGTCACCAAGCAGGAGCTCCACGAGATCGCGGGCGGGGTCCTGGCCAGCGGCGCGAGGTTCCTGTGGGTGATGCGCCCCGACATCGTCAGCTCCGACGACCCTGACCCGCTCCCCGAGGGCTTCGTGGCGGCGTCCGCGGGGCGCGGGCTCGTGGTGCCCTGGTGCTGCCAGGTGGAGGTGCTCTCCCACGCCGCCGTGGGGGCGTTCCTGACGCACTGCGGCTGGAACTCCGTGCTGGAGAGCGTGTGGGCCGGGGTGCCCATGCTGTGCTTCCCGCTGCTCACCGACCAGTTCACCAACCGGCGCCTGGTGGCGCGCGAGTGGCGCGTCGGCGTGCCCGTCGGGGACCGCGGCGCCGTGTTCGCGGACGAGGTGAGGGCGAGGATCGAGGGGGTGATGGccggggaggaaggggaggagctcaggaagGCGGTGAAGAAGGTGAGGGCCACgctcgaggccgccgccgcgcctggCGGGTCGTCGCAGCGGAGTTTCGACCAATTCGTCGACGAGCTCACTCGCCGTTGCGGCGGACGTTGA
- the LOC100827995 gene encoding uncharacterized protein LOC100827995 isoform X2, whose product MQVFGVQLSSATSRWRESCPPFGGQRLLCRVQCCEVPHSTRNLAHLQKEDKYSCVDRSTSYLHVQTLRNFPIDKLCGEVVLVRLDSVLLLNPLGSCNLSLKRTLSTIKYLHKAGGKVLLVTSWDPVLQSVNPVLKSTESFADYMSSLLQVNVIPMNGVPCLTSFKKEELAQNDIILFENLLNFRGENANCNDFSQKLASGVGIFVNDSFSLSHKIRASTVGITRFCYASLAGFHFEEELMQLLKTTDTTRRPYIAIIGGSNFLRKTPALHLLASQCDGLFFVGKLAFQIMNGLGIPVPSCLIERNATKEALQLIQIAHNRNIPIYYPTDLQCLNNRNHEKLEIFNSDALLSGLISLGWRPVDIGPSTLEKISSLMPSYKKILWIGPTSYDLTKEISVGEAQLGQILDKASQNSCDVILVGSAACKAVKGISDFSSQYSAFENGSIVWEFLKGRILPGIAALDKSYPYQIPWTDVFSDPEHPLFVDIGSGNGLFLFQMSRNWEGSNFLGLEMNEKLVTRCLQDLASAEKRNLHFVSTNATSTFRSIISSYPGELTMVTIQCPNPDFNKEQNRWRMVRRMLVEAVADLLQINGKIFLQSDVESVLLGMKEQFISHGKGRLVVDRDDGGHGRMENPFGVASDWEGHVLARGDPMYRTMLRKV is encoded by the exons ATGCAGGTTTTCGGCGTTCAGTTGAGCTCAGCAACATCTCGTTGGCGAGAATCATGTCCGCCATTTG GGGGTCAGAGACTATTATGCAGAGTACAATGCTGCGAAGTGCCACATTCTACTAGAAATCTAGCTCATCTTCAGAAGGAG GACAAATATTCTTGTGTTGATAGGTCAACATCTTATCTGCACGTACAAACTCTTAGAAATTTCCCCATTGATAAACTTTGTGGAGAGGTGGTCCTGGTGCGACTTGATTCCGTTCTTCTATTGAATCCTCTAGGGTCATGTAATTTGTCATTGAAGAGGACACTGTCAACTATCAAATACTTGCACAAAGCAGGAGGGAAAGTGCTTCTAGTTACCAGTTGGGATCCAGTTCTCCAATCTGTTAACCCAGTGCTCAAGTCAACTGAATCTTTTGCAG ACTACATGTCATCGCTTCTTCAAGTAAATGTCATCCCAATGAATGGTGTCCCTTGTTTAACATCATTTAAGAAGGAAGAGTTGGCGCAGAATGATATTATCTTGTTTGAAAATCTTTTGAACTTCAGGGGAGAAAATGCAAACTGCAATGATTTTTCTCAGAAGCTAGCTTCAGGTGTTGGAATCTTTGTCAATGATTCTTTCTCACTGTCTCATAAGATTCGTGCGTCAACTGTTGGCATCACTCGCTTCTGCTACGCATCTCTGGCTGGTTTCCATTTTGAGGAGGAGCTTATGCAATTGCTGAAGACCACGGACACCACCAGGCGCCCATACATTGCAATA ATTGGAGGCAGTAACTTCTTGAGAAAGACACCTGCACTGCACCTATTAGCCTCTCAATGTGATGGGTTGTTCTTTGTTGGCAAATTAGCATTTCAAATAATGAATGGCCTTGGAATTCCAGTGCCCTCTTGTTTGATAGAAAGGAATGCAACAAAGGAAGCTCTACAACTTATTCAAATAGCTCATAATAGGAATATTCCTATTTATTATCCAACAGATCTCCAGTGCTTGAACAACAGGAATCATGAGAAACTGGAAATATTTAACTCAGATGCACTATTGTCTG GCTTAATTTCTTTGGGATGGAGACCAGTTGATATAGGGCCATCAACATTGGAGAAAATTTCTTCTTTAATGCCATCATACAAG AAGATCCTATGGATTGGTCCTACAAGTTATGACTTAACAAAAGAAATTTCTGTTGGGGAAGCACAGTTGGGTCAAATACTGGATAAAGCAAGTCAAAATAGCTGTGATGTTATTTTAGTCGGGAGTGCAGCATGCAAGGCAGTAAAAGGAATATCAGATTTCTCATCACAATATTCAGCATTTGAAAATGGATCTATCGTATGGGAATTCCTCAAAGGAAGAATATTGCCTGGTATTGCAGCACTGGATAAA AGTTACCCCTATCAGATTCCATGGACTGATGTCTTCTCTGACCCTGAGCATCCATTGTTCGTTGATATAGGAAGCG GAAATGGTTTGTTTCTCTTTCAAATGTCTAGAAACTGGGAAGGTTCCAATTTTCTTGGACTTGAGATGAATGAAAAG CTTGTTACAAGGTGCCTTCAGGACTTAGCATCAGCTGAGAAAAGGAACCT ACATTTTGTATCGACAAATGCAACTTCAACATTTCGCTCAATTATTTCAAGTTATCCTGGAGAGTTGACTATGGTCACAATTCAG TGCCCGAATCCTGACTTCAACAAAGAGCAAAATAGGTGGAGAATGGTACGAAGAATGCTTGTCGAGGCTGTTGCTGATCTTCTACAGATCAACGGGAAG ATATTTTTGCAGTCTGATGTGGAGTCCGTCCTGCTGGGAATGAAAGAGCAGTTCATCTCACATGGCAAAGGCCGGCTAGTGGTGGACCGTGATGACGGCGGCCATGGTCGGATGGAGAACCCCTTTGGCGTGGCGTCCGACTGGGAGGGTCATGTGCTTGCTCGCGGGGATCCAATGTACAGAACTATGCTACGCAAAGTGTGA